A window from Candidatus Nitrosotenuis uzonensis encodes these proteins:
- a CDS encoding cobalamin B12-binding domain-containing protein: MVYLRAKTVKGEKYLYLVKSVWDPKKNTARQETIKYLGKASEVTKDDLPQDYRNNVKIIAYLSSIDNTQIAERENMLAKLRVQLYRHLIKGDFDATKQIYDSYSKTSGMMSFFEKILTPVMYKIGDMWERNEIGIADEHVASNIANTLVKMINSKYAHVQRKKKIIICVPEGEEHNLGANILETNFASMGHKVYNLTPTEPHESIARFVESSKPDLVVISITLPDNIKPGQRLVKKILERTHVPIFVGGQAFKNQTNAKVGGAQIILENNLKALSRMMLSGIRRHVSPAHA; the protein is encoded by the coding sequence ATGGTTTACCTAAGAGCTAAAACAGTAAAAGGTGAGAAATATTTGTATCTTGTAAAAAGTGTCTGGGATCCAAAAAAGAATACAGCAAGGCAGGAGACAATCAAATACTTGGGAAAGGCATCAGAGGTAACAAAGGATGATCTGCCACAAGACTATAGGAACAATGTGAAAATAATCGCTTACCTGTCTTCTATTGATAATACACAAATAGCAGAAAGGGAGAACATGTTAGCAAAACTAAGGGTTCAGTTATATCGTCACCTCATAAAAGGGGATTTTGATGCCACAAAGCAGATCTATGATAGCTATTCTAAAACATCTGGAATGATGAGCTTTTTTGAGAAGATCCTTACTCCAGTCATGTACAAGATTGGAGACATGTGGGAAAGAAACGAGATAGGAATAGCAGACGAGCATGTTGCAAGTAACATTGCAAACACGCTAGTAAAGATGATAAACAGTAAATACGCTCATGTGCAGAGAAAAAAGAAGATCATTATTTGTGTTCCTGAGGGCGAAGAACACAATCTTGGCGCTAACATATTAGAAACTAACTTTGCCAGTATGGGCCACAAAGTATACAATCTGACACCGACAGAGCCACACGAATCAATCGCAAGGTTTGTCGAATCCTCAAAGCCTGATCTTGTGGTTATCTCAATTACACTGCCAGACAACATAAAACCTGGTCAGAGATTGGTAAAAAAGATCTTGGAAAGGACACACGTTCCGATATTTGTAGGCGGTCAAGCGTTCAAAAACCAAACTAATGCCAAAGTTGGTGGCGCCCAAATAATACTGGAGAATAATCTTAAAGCTCTATCACGAATGATGTTATCTGGCATCAGAAGACACGTTAGTCCTGCTCACGCATGA
- a CDS encoding NmrA family NAD(P)-binding protein — translation MQANTVSCQEKPYSILITGATGFIGSRLVVSFTNKGYSVKALSRKDMADRQSVRFVKADMFNMEQLEAALNEVDVAYYLVHSMEGDKKNWKEFASRERIQAQNFLKAATTAGVKRIIYLGGLADEELDLSPHMKSRHDVGKILSSGSIPVTQLRASLIIGAGGGSYAMLRYLVERLRIMVCPRWVKSMAQPIALDDVIDYLIECIEKPETTGRTFDIGGPERLTYEQLMRIYSAYLNKNLFVIHIPFLTTRLSSYWVDLITPVKASLARPLIDSLVHDTVVRDDSITKIIHLKLRSVREAIDLATMEINKNPPPEEIKESKTGFKTNQRLLLASLFVMSFIGTTYYWLDDRQEVYQLGWILASALWLVTIGFSILFVKNKTRLGYLVAGILSWATLAFWLFDNYYVVFQDSIIARQPNFEMTVRNFVGVIVACTSILASHNVFHKIHSYQYRGVPV, via the coding sequence ATGCAAGCAAATACTGTTTCTTGCCAAGAGAAACCCTATAGCATATTGATTACAGGTGCTACTGGCTTTATTGGTTCTCGCCTTGTTGTTTCATTTACAAACAAGGGCTATTCTGTAAAGGCCTTATCAAGAAAAGATATGGCTGATCGTCAGAGCGTTCGATTTGTAAAAGCTGATATGTTCAACATGGAGCAACTGGAAGCAGCACTAAATGAAGTAGATGTAGCGTACTATCTAGTCCATTCCATGGAAGGAGATAAGAAGAACTGGAAAGAATTTGCATCAAGGGAGCGAATTCAAGCACAGAACTTTCTCAAGGCCGCAACAACGGCCGGAGTTAAGAGAATAATATATCTTGGAGGTTTGGCAGATGAGGAATTAGATCTCTCACCTCATATGAAAAGTAGACACGATGTTGGAAAGATACTCTCTTCTGGAAGCATACCTGTCACACAATTACGTGCCTCATTGATAATAGGTGCAGGCGGAGGGTCTTATGCAATGCTAAGATATCTTGTAGAACGGCTAAGAATAATGGTTTGTCCAAGATGGGTAAAATCAATGGCGCAGCCTATAGCATTAGATGATGTGATTGATTATTTGATTGAGTGTATAGAAAAACCAGAAACTACTGGAAGAACATTTGACATAGGTGGTCCAGAACGACTAACTTATGAACAGCTTATGCGAATCTATTCTGCATATCTGAACAAAAATCTCTTTGTTATACATATACCATTTCTTACTACACGGCTTTCCTCGTATTGGGTCGATCTAATAACTCCCGTAAAGGCTTCACTTGCAAGGCCTCTGATTGACAGCCTTGTACACGACACAGTTGTCAGAGACGATTCCATAACAAAAATCATTCATCTCAAACTTCGTTCAGTAAGGGAAGCAATAGATCTGGCAACAATGGAAATTAACAAAAATCCGCCTCCTGAAGAGATCAAAGAAAGCAAGACTGGTTTTAAAACAAACCAGCGCCTCTTACTTGCATCTCTTTTTGTAATGTCCTTTATAGGTACAACTTATTATTGGCTAGACGACCGACAAGAAGTATACCAACTCGGTTGGATTTTGGCTTCAGCATTGTGGCTTGTCACAATCGGATTCTCAATTCTATTTGTTAAAAATAAGACAAGACTTGGATACCTTGTTGCAGGAATACTCTCATGGGCCACTCTAGCATTCTGGCTATTTGACAACTATTACGTCGTATTCCAAGATTCTATAATAGCAAGACAGCCAAACTTTGAGATGACTGTGAGGAACTTTGTCGGAGTTATAGTCGCATGCACTTCAATACTTGCATCTCATAACGTCTTTCATAAAATACACTCATATCAGTATCGAGGTGTGCCTGTCTAG